In Arthrobacter sp. CDRTa11, one DNA window encodes the following:
- a CDS encoding TauD/TfdA dioxygenase family protein, translating to MTVITETKLQFTKLGSRIGAEIRGLDLSAELSEGTITQIREALNIHKALVFREANIRTDEEQVRFASRFGPLTKAHPTVASVDGKPAVLPVDSENGSANNWHTDVTFVVNPPQASTLRSITLPAYGGETLIASSAGAYLDLPEELRNFADTLWAVHTNDYDYSVPKNLEHANAAERRKEFTRIHFESAHPVVRVHPLTGERGLFIGGFAQRLRIVGLSNTESRDILRLLQAYVTRPENVVRVNWEPDQLVLFDNRITQHYAPANYDGQARQLNRVTIAGDIPRGVDGRSSTSIQGDSSAYSETVIVESLLQTPVVGG from the coding sequence ATGACCGTCATCACCGAAACCAAGCTTCAGTTCACCAAACTGGGTTCCCGCATTGGCGCTGAGATCCGCGGGCTGGACCTCAGCGCGGAGCTCAGCGAAGGCACCATCACCCAGATCCGGGAAGCCCTCAATATCCATAAGGCACTGGTCTTCCGCGAGGCAAACATCCGCACCGATGAGGAACAGGTGCGGTTCGCCAGCCGCTTCGGCCCGCTCACCAAGGCGCACCCGACGGTGGCATCCGTGGATGGCAAGCCCGCCGTACTGCCCGTGGACAGCGAAAACGGCAGCGCCAACAACTGGCATACGGACGTCACTTTTGTGGTGAACCCGCCGCAGGCCTCCACCTTGCGGAGCATCACGCTGCCGGCCTATGGCGGGGAAACCCTCATCGCCTCATCCGCCGGGGCCTACCTGGATCTGCCGGAGGAACTGCGGAACTTCGCAGACACGCTCTGGGCTGTCCACACAAACGACTACGACTACTCGGTGCCCAAGAACCTGGAACACGCCAACGCCGCCGAACGGCGCAAGGAATTCACCAGGATCCATTTCGAGTCCGCCCATCCTGTGGTCCGGGTCCATCCCCTGACGGGGGAGCGGGGTCTGTTCATCGGCGGGTTTGCCCAGCGGCTGAGGATCGTGGGGCTGTCCAACACCGAGTCCAGGGATATCCTGCGCCTGCTGCAGGCCTACGTAACCCGCCCCGAAAACGTGGTCCGCGTCAACTGGGAGCCGGACCAGCTGGTGCTCTTTGATAACCGCATCACCCAGCATTACGCACCTGCCAACTATGACGGCCAGGCCCGCCAGCTGAACCGTGTCACCATCGCCGGTGACATTCCCAGGGGCGTGGATGGCAGGAGCAGCACCTCCATCCAGGGCGACTCCTCCGCCTACTCGGAGACGGTCATTGTAGAGTCCTTGCTCCAGACACCCGTGGTCGGTGGCTAG
- a CDS encoding NAD(P)H-quinone oxidoreductase: MKAVYISEPGGPEVLEVRDVDAPVPGHGEVLIDVVAAGLNRADVQQRRGFYPPPPGSSEVPGLEVSGRIAGFGPGVTKPFSLGDKVVALLAGGGYAQQVAVPAEQVLRIPDGVDVVTAASLPEVAATVYSNLIMTAQLQAGETVLIHGATGGIGTMAIQLAKAFGATVATTAGTDEKVGTAKAFLGADIAINYREEDFPESLRRQNGGRGADVILDVVGAKYLQQNVDALADYGRLIVIGLQGGAKGELDLGQLLKKRAAVVATALRPRPVAEKGAIMSAVRESVWPLITDGRIRPLVAKTFPLDQVRAAHEYFDSGDHVGKILLLL; this comes from the coding sequence ATGAAAGCCGTCTATATATCAGAACCTGGCGGCCCGGAAGTGCTGGAGGTCCGCGACGTGGACGCCCCGGTTCCCGGGCACGGCGAGGTCCTCATCGACGTCGTAGCTGCGGGACTGAACCGGGCGGATGTGCAGCAGCGCAGGGGATTCTATCCGCCGCCGCCCGGTTCCTCGGAGGTGCCGGGGCTGGAAGTGTCGGGGAGGATCGCAGGGTTCGGCCCGGGTGTCACGAAGCCTTTCTCGCTGGGTGACAAAGTAGTGGCGCTGCTTGCCGGCGGCGGCTATGCGCAGCAGGTCGCCGTTCCGGCCGAACAGGTCCTCAGGATTCCGGACGGTGTGGACGTGGTGACTGCAGCTTCCCTGCCGGAAGTGGCTGCCACCGTGTATTCGAATTTGATCATGACGGCCCAGCTGCAGGCCGGTGAAACCGTACTGATCCACGGCGCCACGGGCGGCATTGGCACCATGGCCATCCAGCTTGCCAAGGCGTTCGGAGCAACGGTGGCAACCACTGCCGGGACGGACGAGAAAGTCGGCACCGCCAAGGCCTTCCTGGGTGCCGACATTGCCATCAATTACAGGGAGGAAGACTTCCCGGAAAGCCTGCGGCGGCAGAATGGCGGCAGGGGAGCTGACGTGATCCTGGATGTTGTGGGGGCCAAATACCTCCAGCAGAACGTGGACGCCCTGGCTGACTACGGGCGGCTGATCGTGATCGGCCTGCAGGGCGGCGCCAAGGGCGAACTGGACCTCGGCCAGCTGCTGAAGAAGCGGGCGGCGGTGGTGGCAACAGCGCTGCGGCCGCGCCCTGTCGCGGAAAAGGGAGCCATCATGAGTGCCGTCCGGGAATCGGTGTGGCCGCTCATTACGGACGGACGGATCCGGCCGCTGGTGGCCAAGACCTTCCCCCTGGACCAGGTTCGTGCAGCCCACGAGTACTTTGACAGCGGCGACCATGTGGGCAAGATTCTGCTGCTTCTCTAG
- a CDS encoding PadR family transcriptional regulator, translating into MSIRHSLLALLQDQPRYGYQLRVEFENRTGATWPLNIGQVYTTLDRLERDGLVNNDGGDGEGHVVYSITGAGKAEVQGWFAAPVERNNPPRNELAIKLALAVTLPGVDVQAIIQAQRVASIRALQDYTKARRDTAANQRSADTAWLLVLDSLIFQTEAEVRWLDLCEARMVQQAQSGQGTSRKLSNGVAADEAAPLIATNRR; encoded by the coding sequence ATGTCCATCCGTCACAGCCTCCTCGCCCTGCTGCAGGACCAGCCGCGTTATGGTTACCAGCTCAGGGTTGAGTTCGAGAACCGCACCGGAGCCACATGGCCCCTGAACATCGGTCAGGTCTACACCACGCTGGACCGGCTGGAGCGCGACGGCCTGGTAAACAACGACGGCGGCGACGGCGAAGGCCACGTGGTCTACAGCATCACCGGTGCAGGCAAGGCCGAGGTGCAGGGCTGGTTTGCCGCCCCCGTGGAGCGTAACAACCCGCCGCGGAACGAACTCGCCATCAAGCTGGCGCTCGCCGTCACATTGCCCGGCGTTGACGTGCAGGCAATCATCCAGGCCCAGAGAGTCGCATCCATCCGGGCTCTGCAGGACTACACCAAGGCCCGCCGGGACACCGCAGCAAACCAGCGTTCCGCCGACACCGCCTGGCTGCTGGTGCTGGATTCGCTGATCTTCCAGACTGAGGCTGAGGTCCGATGGCTGGACCTGTGTGAGGCGCGGATGGTGCAGCAGGCCCAGTCCGGGCAGGGAACATCACGGAAACTGTCCAACGGGGTAGCTGCGGACGAGGCCGCCCCGCTCATCGCGACCAACCGCCGGTGA
- a CDS encoding ABC transporter ATP-binding protein — MSVQGPQQVLELSKVSRTFGDGATAVAALRDVDLTINAGEFVAVMGPSGSGKSSLLALAGGLDQPTSGGVFVESTPLARLGLNELARLRRRAVGYVFQDFNLVPTLTAAENVALPLELDGTAARKAHRQALDALRQVGITDLADRFMDEMSGGQQQRVAIARAIVGNRRLILADEPTGALDSTTGHGVMEVLRQRADAGAAVMLVTHEARHAAWADRVVFLRDGRIVDQAAAMHDPTMLLTQAGL; from the coding sequence GTGAGCGTCCAGGGACCACAACAGGTCCTGGAGCTGTCCAAGGTCAGCAGGACCTTCGGTGACGGAGCGACGGCGGTCGCCGCGCTCCGCGACGTAGACCTCACCATTAACGCGGGCGAGTTTGTCGCGGTGATGGGGCCTTCCGGCTCCGGTAAGTCCTCCCTGCTGGCGCTGGCTGGAGGACTGGACCAGCCGACGTCGGGCGGTGTCTTTGTGGAATCAACGCCACTCGCCCGGCTGGGACTCAATGAACTCGCGCGGCTGCGCCGCCGCGCCGTCGGCTACGTTTTCCAGGACTTCAACCTGGTTCCCACACTGACAGCGGCAGAGAACGTGGCGCTGCCCCTGGAATTGGACGGGACAGCGGCCAGGAAGGCGCACCGTCAGGCCCTTGACGCCCTCCGCCAAGTGGGGATTACGGACTTGGCCGATCGTTTCATGGATGAGATGTCCGGTGGCCAGCAGCAGCGGGTTGCCATTGCGCGCGCCATCGTGGGCAATCGCCGCCTGATCCTCGCCGACGAACCCACGGGGGCGCTGGACTCCACCACCGGCCACGGTGTGATGGAGGTCCTGCGGCAAAGGGCCGATGCCGGTGCGGCGGTCATGCTGGTGACCCATGAGGCCAGGCATGCAGCCTGGGCGGACCGGGTGGTTTTCCTGAGGGACGGCCGGATCGTGGACCAGGCAGCCGCCATGCACGATCCCACGATGCTCCTGACCCAAGCCGGGCTTTAA
- a CDS encoding YbdD/YjiX family protein, protein MRSGLASITSAFRGFARYLSAVLGADAYAKYVEHHRTAGHEALPMGEREFWRDRTDRQDSNPQGRCC, encoded by the coding sequence ATGCGTTCGGGACTGGCTTCGATCACGTCGGCATTCCGCGGATTCGCCAGGTACCTCAGCGCGGTCCTGGGCGCGGACGCCTACGCAAAGTACGTCGAGCACCACCGAACCGCAGGACATGAGGCGCTGCCAATGGGTGAGCGCGAATTCTGGCGGGACAGGACGGACAGGCAGGACAGCAACCCGCAAGGGAGATGCTGCTGA
- a CDS encoding bacterial proteasome activator family protein, which produces MSDPKDTQQDEVPVEGKTLDGQQPAPVGPIPANGNRSKGSNLQDLVDEPAKVMRIGTMIRQLLEEVKAAPLDDAARGRLAEIHERSIKELEDGLAPELVEELDRISLPFPDDATPSDAELRIAQAQLVGWLEGLFHGIQTAIAAQHAAREHAAAQLQLRQLPPGTMIAPGVVIGENGEPQRAQAGQPRPAPSKPGRPEDPDHGPGQYL; this is translated from the coding sequence ATGAGCGATCCGAAAGACACTCAGCAAGACGAGGTCCCGGTAGAGGGCAAGACCCTCGACGGGCAACAGCCCGCGCCGGTTGGGCCCATTCCGGCGAACGGAAACAGATCCAAGGGCAGCAACCTGCAGGACCTGGTGGATGAACCTGCCAAAGTTATGCGGATTGGCACCATGATCCGCCAGCTGTTGGAGGAGGTTAAGGCCGCTCCGCTGGACGATGCCGCGCGCGGACGCCTGGCCGAGATCCACGAGCGGTCCATCAAGGAGCTCGAGGACGGGCTGGCGCCGGAGCTGGTGGAAGAACTGGACCGCATCAGCCTGCCTTTCCCGGACGACGCCACTCCGTCCGATGCTGAGCTGCGCATCGCGCAGGCTCAGCTGGTCGGTTGGCTGGAGGGGCTGTTCCACGGCATTCAGACCGCCATTGCGGCACAGCACGCCGCCCGCGAGCATGCCGCCGCGCAACTGCAGCTCCGGCAGCTCCCGCCGGGCACCATGATTGCTCCGGGTGTGGTCATCGGCGAAAACGGCGAGCCGCAGCGGGCGCAGGCGGGCCAGCCGCGCCCGGCTCCGTCGAAGCCGGGCAGGCCGGAGGATCCGGACCACGGTCCCGGCCAGTACCTGTAG
- a CDS encoding aldo/keto reductase, with product MTLSPTLTFNDGHTIPQLGYGVWQVEDGVAEKVVRQAFEAGFRHIDTARIYGNEAGVGRAIAGSGLTPDEIFITTKLWNADQGYEPTLAAFEESLDRLGLEKLDLYLIHWMQPQQDKYVDTWRALIELQKRGRVKSIGVSNFTAKGIQRLIDETGVVPAIHQIELHPYFSQQELRDFGREKGILTQAWSPLGQGGALLEDPAVAAVAAKHHATPAQVVIAWHLAIGNVVIPKSVTESRIQENYAALDITFDEDDVQAINRLDRTAAGGGRIGPDPAVSDFA from the coding sequence ATGACTCTTTCACCCACACTGACTTTTAATGACGGCCACACCATTCCCCAGCTCGGGTACGGTGTGTGGCAGGTTGAGGACGGCGTTGCGGAAAAGGTGGTCCGCCAGGCCTTCGAAGCGGGCTTCCGCCACATCGACACCGCCAGGATCTACGGCAACGAGGCAGGCGTTGGCCGTGCCATCGCGGGTTCGGGCCTGACGCCGGACGAAATTTTCATCACCACCAAGCTCTGGAATGCCGATCAGGGCTACGAACCCACGCTGGCGGCCTTCGAGGAATCACTGGACAGGTTGGGCCTGGAAAAACTGGATCTGTACCTCATCCACTGGATGCAGCCTCAGCAGGACAAGTATGTTGACACGTGGAGGGCACTGATTGAGCTCCAAAAGCGTGGACGCGTGAAGTCCATCGGGGTTTCGAACTTCACGGCCAAGGGGATTCAGCGGCTCATCGATGAAACCGGCGTGGTTCCGGCCATCCACCAGATCGAACTGCACCCGTACTTCAGCCAGCAGGAACTGCGGGACTTCGGCAGGGAGAAGGGCATCCTGACCCAGGCCTGGTCACCCCTCGGCCAGGGTGGAGCTCTTCTGGAGGACCCCGCCGTGGCTGCCGTTGCAGCCAAGCACCATGCCACCCCGGCCCAGGTGGTTATCGCCTGGCACCTGGCCATCGGCAATGTGGTGATTCCGAAATCAGTCACGGAGTCCAGGATCCAGGAAAACTACGCAGCCCTGGACATCACATTCGACGAAGATGATGTCCAGGCGATTAACCGCCTGGACCGCACTGCAGCTGGCGGGGGCCGCATCGGCCCCGATCCCGCCGTTTCAGACTTCGCCTAG
- a CDS encoding alpha/beta hydrolase yields the protein MTARPLPARSRSLGKRLRTAGALVLALLLASCSLIGGGNQDKGPSTAKADPSIVASAPNGLADFYSQEVVWEPCEKEFQCAKVTVPMDYDNPDGDTIQIAALKVASTGKKTGSLLVNPGGPGASGYDYVKDAAATSFSESVRANYDLVGFDPRGVERSSPVKCMTDAERDASRAKIYALDTDSGLQAALADNKAIAAKCAEQTGPSMGHIDTVSSAKDMDILRAVLNDSKLNYLGYSYGTFLGSTYASLFPDNVGRMVLDGALDPSISYEEVTSGQARAFEKAIRSYVEDCMQEDGCPFSGSPDSGVQQIRDLINSVQETPRTAKDGRLVTANIFVSGLITPLYNDQSWPALTQALEAAMTGDMSLMLRLADVGADRSPNGTYSSNTTFAFNAINCLDYPMVTDTAGMRADDQRLREDSPTLGYFFAYGGTSCVDWPYRSVRTPAPVDYTGESPIVVIGTTGDPATPVEWAASLRKQLENASLLTWEGEGHTAYGRSNSCIGDAVDAYLVEGKVPADNTVC from the coding sequence ATGACTGCTCGCCCCCTGCCCGCACGCTCCCGATCCCTGGGGAAGCGACTGCGGACCGCCGGCGCCCTGGTTTTGGCCCTGCTGCTTGCCTCCTGCAGCCTGATCGGCGGGGGTAACCAGGACAAAGGACCGTCAACCGCCAAGGCGGATCCTTCGATCGTGGCGTCGGCTCCGAATGGGCTGGCTGATTTCTATTCGCAGGAAGTGGTGTGGGAGCCGTGCGAAAAGGAGTTCCAGTGCGCCAAGGTCACCGTGCCGATGGACTATGACAACCCCGACGGCGACACCATCCAGATCGCGGCCCTGAAGGTTGCAAGCACGGGCAAGAAGACCGGGAGCCTGCTGGTGAATCCCGGCGGGCCCGGCGCCTCCGGCTACGACTACGTCAAGGATGCCGCGGCCACCAGCTTTTCCGAATCCGTGCGGGCCAACTATGACCTGGTGGGATTCGATCCCCGGGGTGTTGAGCGCTCCTCCCCGGTGAAATGCATGACTGACGCCGAGCGCGATGCGTCACGGGCGAAGATCTACGCCCTCGATACCGATTCCGGCCTGCAGGCAGCCCTCGCGGACAACAAGGCGATCGCGGCCAAGTGCGCGGAACAAACCGGCCCCTCCATGGGACACATCGACACCGTGAGCTCGGCCAAGGACATGGACATCCTTCGTGCTGTCCTGAACGACAGCAAGCTCAACTATCTTGGCTACTCCTACGGAACCTTCCTGGGATCAACCTATGCATCGCTGTTTCCGGACAACGTGGGCCGTATGGTCCTGGACGGAGCCCTGGACCCCTCCATCAGCTATGAGGAGGTGACCAGCGGCCAGGCCCGGGCCTTCGAAAAGGCCATCAGGTCCTACGTTGAAGACTGTATGCAGGAAGACGGCTGTCCCTTCAGCGGAAGCCCTGACAGCGGGGTCCAGCAAATCCGCGACCTCATCAATTCTGTCCAGGAGACACCACGCACCGCCAAGGACGGGCGCCTGGTCACCGCGAATATTTTTGTCAGCGGACTCATCACCCCGCTCTACAACGACCAGAGCTGGCCCGCCCTGACCCAGGCGCTGGAGGCTGCCATGACGGGCGATATGAGCCTGATGCTCCGCCTGGCCGACGTTGGCGCCGACCGTTCCCCCAACGGAACCTACTCGTCCAACACCACGTTCGCTTTCAACGCGATCAACTGCCTGGATTACCCCATGGTCACCGATACTGCGGGCATGCGGGCAGACGACCAGCGATTGCGCGAGGACTCCCCTACCTTGGGGTACTTCTTCGCCTATGGCGGGACCTCGTGTGTTGACTGGCCCTACCGGAGCGTCCGGACCCCCGCGCCTGTGGATTACACCGGCGAGTCCCCCATTGTTGTTATCGGCACCACCGGCGATCCTGCAACGCCAGTGGAATGGGCCGCTTCCCTGCGGAAGCAGCTGGAGAATGCGTCATTGCTGACCTGGGAGGGCGAAGGCCACACAGCTTATGGCAGGTCCAACAGCTGCATTGGGGATGCCGTGGATGCCTACCTCGTCGAGGGCAAGGTACCCGCGGACAACACCGTCTGCTAA
- a CDS encoding DNA polymerase III subunit delta', with amino-acid sequence MTVWDDLQGQPAVVEQLRQASLGEGLTHAWLFTGPPGSGRSNAAKAFAAALNCDQDDVSLRGCGECSACHTILGETHSDVTFVRTEKVTITIDEARDLVSTAGNRPSSGRWRIIVVEDADRMAERTTNVLLKAIEEPTPRTIWMLCAPSPADVLVTIRSRCRAVALRLPPAADVAALLVKRDGVDPALAERAARAAQSHVGIARRLARDPEARERRLETVRFPLALRGVTAAVMMADKLVKIATAEANSSNEERDAAEKAALLATLGAPESGTLPPSMRSQVRQLEEDQKRRAKRSITDSLDRTLTDLLSFYRDVLIIQLGNAVELVNVELRGELEEFAGRSTPETTLARMDAVNKARQRITTTNVAPLLTIESMAASLI; translated from the coding sequence GTGACCGTCTGGGACGATCTCCAGGGCCAGCCGGCCGTCGTCGAACAGCTCCGCCAGGCCTCCCTTGGCGAGGGCCTGACCCACGCTTGGCTGTTCACCGGCCCTCCCGGTTCTGGACGTTCCAACGCGGCCAAAGCCTTCGCGGCTGCCCTGAACTGCGACCAGGACGATGTCAGCCTCCGTGGCTGCGGTGAGTGCTCCGCCTGCCACACCATCCTTGGCGAGACTCATTCAGATGTCACCTTTGTCCGCACTGAGAAGGTCACCATCACCATTGACGAAGCCCGCGATCTGGTGTCAACAGCAGGAAACAGGCCCTCGTCCGGACGGTGGCGGATCATCGTGGTTGAGGACGCGGACAGGATGGCTGAACGCACCACCAATGTTCTGCTCAAGGCCATCGAGGAGCCCACGCCGCGCACCATTTGGATGCTTTGTGCGCCGTCGCCGGCGGATGTCCTGGTGACCATCAGGTCACGCTGCCGTGCCGTAGCCCTTCGCCTGCCGCCTGCGGCCGACGTCGCCGCCTTGCTGGTCAAGCGGGACGGTGTGGACCCCGCCCTTGCCGAACGGGCAGCCCGGGCTGCCCAGAGCCACGTGGGGATCGCCCGCCGCCTTGCCCGGGATCCCGAGGCACGGGAGCGCCGGCTCGAAACAGTGCGGTTCCCGCTGGCGTTGCGCGGCGTCACGGCGGCGGTCATGATGGCGGACAAGCTGGTCAAAATCGCCACCGCCGAGGCCAACAGCTCCAACGAAGAGCGCGACGCCGCGGAGAAGGCCGCGCTCCTGGCCACACTGGGCGCCCCCGAATCAGGGACACTGCCACCGTCCATGCGGAGCCAGGTCAGGCAGCTCGAAGAGGACCAGAAGCGGCGGGCCAAACGCTCCATCACGGATTCCCTGGACAGGACACTGACGGACCTGCTGTCCTTCTACCGGGATGTGCTGATTATCCAACTCGGGAATGCTGTGGAGCTGGTAAACGTTGAGCTCAGGGGTGAACTGGAGGAGTTCGCCGGACGCTCCACGCCCGAAACCACCCTCGCCCGCATGGATGCCGTCAACAAGGCCCGCCAACGCATCACCACCACCAACGTCGCACCGCTGTTGACTATTGAGTCCATGGCAGCCAGCCTGATCTAG
- the tmk gene encoding dTMP kinase, translating to MTNQTPGFFIAFEGGDGAGKSTQAARLAEALESRGLKVLRTREPGGTPVGEKLRSLVLDHGNGHIDAHTEALIFAASRAAHASQVIRPALERGEIVLTDRYIDSSVAYQGAGRDLGTDAVRSINEWATSGLQPDLTVLLDVDPGVGRRRRTAGDAAEDRLESEADEFHTRIRNAFLELAALHPDAYLVLPAHLPVTDLAAQILARVDGLLTSAGRGAA from the coding sequence GTGACTAACCAGACCCCCGGATTCTTCATCGCGTTTGAAGGCGGCGACGGCGCCGGCAAGTCCACGCAGGCAGCCCGGCTGGCCGAGGCGCTGGAATCCCGGGGCCTGAAGGTTTTACGAACGCGCGAGCCGGGGGGAACACCCGTTGGCGAGAAGCTGCGCTCCCTTGTTTTGGACCATGGCAATGGCCACATCGATGCCCACACGGAGGCGCTCATCTTCGCGGCCTCCCGCGCTGCCCACGCCAGCCAGGTCATCCGCCCTGCCTTGGAGCGGGGTGAAATCGTCCTCACCGACCGCTATATCGACTCCTCGGTGGCCTACCAGGGTGCTGGCCGGGATCTGGGCACCGACGCCGTGCGCTCGATCAACGAATGGGCCACCAGCGGTCTGCAGCCTGATCTGACCGTGCTGCTTGATGTGGATCCTGGTGTTGGACGGCGCCGCAGGACGGCAGGGGACGCCGCCGAAGACCGCCTTGAATCCGAGGCCGACGAATTCCACACGCGCATCCGGAACGCCTTCCTCGAGTTGGCGGCCCTCCACCCGGACGCCTACCTTGTCCTGCCGGCGCATTTGCCCGTGACCGACCTCGCCGCACAGATCCTGGCCAGGGTGGACGGGCTGCTGACTTCTGCCGGACGTGGTGCTGCGTGA
- a CDS encoding trans-sulfuration enzyme family protein, which translates to MSLSQQHSASLSAETVVVAAGRPPRERDEPVNPPIVLSSTYFGSGPLSDGDRGYGRYSNPTWDPFEEALGQLEGSQLPGLLYASGLAAVSSALSLIPAGGVLVMPSHSYSGSLVMATELAQKGFLELRTVDIADTDAVKELLAPQGPQARPASMLWIESPTNPMLGIADIRELTQAAHQAGAIVVADNTFSTPLVQQPLGLGSDVVLHSVTKYLAGHSDVVLGALVTSNPDIRNALLHHRIIHGGIAGPFEAWLALRGLRTLALRIERSQASAAVLAERLSTHSRIESIRFPGLSTDPGHGRAKTQMTGFGSIICVQIAPVGSVSGADAADKLVRALQLWLPATSLGGVESLIERRRRHTAEPLSVPENLVRLSVGIENVEDLWADLKQALDSLGG; encoded by the coding sequence ATGAGCCTTTCACAACAGCACTCAGCGTCCCTCTCGGCCGAGACGGTGGTTGTTGCAGCCGGCCGGCCGCCGCGGGAGCGGGATGAACCGGTTAACCCTCCCATTGTGCTGTCCTCCACCTACTTCGGCAGCGGCCCCCTGTCTGATGGGGACCGCGGCTATGGCAGGTACTCCAACCCCACTTGGGACCCTTTCGAGGAAGCCTTGGGACAGCTGGAGGGTTCCCAACTGCCGGGGCTCCTGTATGCGTCCGGGCTGGCAGCGGTCAGCTCCGCGCTGTCGCTTATTCCGGCCGGGGGTGTGCTGGTCATGCCCTCGCACAGCTACTCGGGGTCCCTGGTGATGGCTACGGAGCTGGCACAGAAGGGCTTCCTGGAGCTCCGGACCGTGGACATCGCGGATACCGACGCTGTGAAGGAACTGCTGGCCCCCCAAGGCCCTCAAGCCCGGCCGGCCAGCATGCTCTGGATCGAAAGCCCCACCAATCCCATGCTTGGCATTGCCGACATCCGCGAACTTACCCAGGCAGCCCATCAGGCCGGTGCCATCGTTGTCGCGGATAACACCTTTTCAACCCCGCTGGTGCAGCAGCCCCTGGGACTGGGTTCCGACGTCGTGCTCCACTCGGTGACCAAATATCTGGCTGGCCACTCCGATGTTGTCCTTGGCGCCCTGGTGACCTCGAATCCGGATATCCGAAACGCGTTGCTGCATCACCGGATCATCCACGGCGGCATTGCCGGGCCCTTCGAAGCATGGCTCGCTTTGCGGGGCCTGAGAACCCTGGCGCTTCGCATTGAACGGTCGCAGGCGTCGGCGGCTGTGCTGGCGGAACGGCTCAGCACGCATTCGCGGATTGAAAGCATCCGCTTCCCGGGGCTTTCCACCGACCCCGGCCACGGACGTGCCAAAACACAAATGACCGGCTTCGGCTCAATAATTTGCGTCCAGATCGCCCCCGTGGGAAGCGTCAGCGGGGCCGACGCCGCAGACAAGCTGGTCCGCGCCCTGCAGCTGTGGCTGCCCGCCACCTCCCTTGGCGGAGTGGAATCCCTCATTGAACGGCGGCGCCGGCACACCGCCGAACCGCTCTCCGTGCCGGAGAACCTGGTGAGGCTCAGCGTCGGAATTGAAAATGTTGAGGACCTCTGGGCCGATCTGAAACAGGCACTGGACTCGCTGGGCGGCTAG
- a CDS encoding DUF2516 family protein — MDGEMIIRPVEQAVFFILALVALGLELWALFDCVRHKANAFEATGKRTKTFWLALTGGATAVGALSLLGSGGIFGTLGLFGLAAVVAACVYLADVRPAVKDAGRGGSRNTGPYGPW; from the coding sequence GTGGACGGTGAAATGATTATTCGGCCTGTTGAGCAGGCAGTGTTTTTTATCCTTGCCCTGGTGGCACTGGGACTTGAGCTGTGGGCCCTGTTTGACTGTGTCCGGCACAAGGCCAACGCTTTTGAAGCCACCGGCAAAAGGACAAAGACTTTTTGGCTTGCACTCACCGGCGGAGCCACGGCCGTGGGGGCGCTGTCCCTTCTGGGCAGCGGCGGCATTTTCGGAACCCTCGGCCTCTTTGGGCTGGCAGCGGTAGTTGCAGCGTGCGTGTACCTCGCCGATGTCAGGCCTGCCGTGAAGGATGCCGGCCGCGGCGGAAGCCGCAACACCGGACCCTACGGGCCCTGGTAG